The genomic stretch ATTTGGTGTAGCGTAAGAAGCACATTTTAATGAGCATCAAGATATTAAATCAACATTTTGAAAAACTGGTTTTTGCAGTGGAGTCATCTATGATATACTGAAAAAAATTTTTATTTCGGAGGGAAGATGCGAAGGATTGTTTGGGGCGACAACTTGAATTACCTTTGCGGCCTCGAATCGGATAGTGTTAATCTGATATACATTGACCCCCCGTTTAATACGGGAAAAAAACAATCGCATACCAGGATAAAAACGATTCCCGATGAAAATAACGGCGATCGATTAGGCTTTGCCGGGAAAAGATATAGGACAATTGCAGTAATGAATACGGGATATGAAGATCGGTATGACGATTACATGGGTTTCCTCGAACCTAGGTTAACAGAAGCATATAGAATACTATCCGATAACGGCAGTTTATTTTTCCACATCGATTATCGGGAATCTCATTATTGTAAACTATTGTTGGATTCCATATTCGGCAGAGAATCTTTCCTGAATGAGATCATTTGGGCGTACGATTATGGGGCCAGATCGAAAAATCGATGGCCGACAAAGCACGACACCATTTTTTGGTACGCAAAAGATCCGGGAAGGTATACTTTTAATTATGATCAAATCGACAGAATCCCCTATATGGCCCCGGGGTTGGTCGGTGAAGAAAAAGCCTTGCGGGGCAAGACTCCCACGGATGTTTGGTGGAACACCATTGTTTCCACAAATGGAAAGGAACGAACGGGCTATGCTACCCAGAAGCCTCTGGCCATTCTTGAAAGGATCGTGAAGGTTCATTCAAATCCGAATGATGTATTGCTGGATTTTTTTGCCGGAAGCGGGACTTTGGGGGAGGCCGCAGGAAGGAATGGAAGGAGTTTCATTTTGGTAGACAATAATATTGAAGCAATTAAAGTTATGATTGCGCGGCTATCAAAATTTGATCCGGAAATCATCTGCTTGGATCAGGATTGTTTGCTGAAACATGATGCGGTGGAAGGGTTGCAACAAATAGGAATTCCTGAAACGCAAAGAGCGTAATCACGAGCAATTCCTCAATCATTGTATCTACTCAGCCTGATGCAGGTATTGGAAAAATGGCCAAAAACATCGCCCAATTATTCCCCCCTCATCCCATCCTCCCGTCACTGTCCCGAACGGAGCGCGGGACATGCGTTCCGGGATAACTTCTCCCAGCCCATCGCTTAGGCTGGAGGGCTGTGAACAACCGCATATCTTCATCCGCAGACGTTGGGCTGGGAGAAGGTGCCCGAAGGGCGGATGAGGGGGAGGCTGAGTAGATACCAATAATTTTTTATCAACATCGATTGCGGTTTTCTCCTTGCCAATATTTTCAGCCGCGACAGCCCAAAAATGCATGCCTAAAGCTTCTTGTCGAAAACTTGTGAGGTGTTGGAGATGATCCCGCCGAAGCGTCCTCCGGCCAGGTGGCGGAATCACGGGGTGGGTGTATCCGGCCGGGCGACGACATACTTCCCGTTTTCGGGGCCGAATTAGCCGTATGGATTGCAAAGGAACCTGG from Anaerolineales bacterium encodes the following:
- a CDS encoding site-specific DNA-methyltransferase, whose translation is MRRIVWGDNLNYLCGLESDSVNLIYIDPPFNTGKKQSHTRIKTIPDENNGDRLGFAGKRYRTIAVMNTGYEDRYDDYMGFLEPRLTEAYRILSDNGSLFFHIDYRESHYCKLLLDSIFGRESFLNEIIWAYDYGARSKNRWPTKHDTIFWYAKDPGRYTFNYDQIDRIPYMAPGLVGEEKALRGKTPTDVWWNTIVSTNGKERTGYATQKPLAILERIVKVHSNPNDVLLDFFAGSGTLGEAAGRNGRSFILVDNNIEAIKVMIARLSKFDPEIICLDQDCLLKHDAVEGLQQIGIPETQRA